In Methanomicrobium antiquum, one DNA window encodes the following:
- a CDS encoding EFR1 family ferrodoxin (N-terminal region resembles flavodoxins. C-terminal ferrodoxin region binds two 4Fe-4S clusters.), with protein sequence MKTIIYYFTGTGNSLSAAKKIAGIIKDCELVPVASQKDTPDIIPDAQRVGIIFPVYFAGLPVMVAEFSDRLNLQNAEYTFGLATLGGTGGKSALRQLDKILQGKNTKGLDAGFTVLMPSNYILMYNPPAEEKQKEILTKADEEISNIAEKIAGLEKKKIPLPVLDSILHLAAYRRFASNVHKADEKFSVSNNCTSCGICAEICPAKNIEIIDSKPVWKHHCEMCCACIHICPAGAIEAGPKTSIRNHYKNPSVEISELKNNDI encoded by the coding sequence GTGAAGACCATTATCTACTATTTTACCGGCACAGGAAATTCTCTTTCAGCCGCCAAAAAAATTGCCGGAATAATAAAAGACTGTGAACTTGTACCGGTTGCGTCACAAAAAGACACTCCGGATATAATTCCGGATGCACAAAGAGTTGGAATCATATTTCCGGTTTACTTTGCCGGCCTTCCTGTGATGGTTGCAGAGTTTTCAGACCGTCTTAACCTTCAGAATGCAGAATACACCTTTGGACTGGCAACCCTTGGAGGAACAGGCGGCAAATCAGCTCTTCGTCAGCTTGACAAAATTTTGCAGGGAAAAAATACAAAAGGTCTTGATGCAGGTTTTACTGTTTTAATGCCGTCCAACTACATCCTCATGTATAATCCTCCGGCAGAAGAGAAACAAAAAGAGATCCTAACAAAAGCTGATGAGGAAATTAGTAATATTGCAGAAAAAATTGCCGGTTTAGAGAAGAAAAAAATCCCCCTGCCAGTCCTTGACAGTATTTTACATCTTGCAGCATACAGGCGGTTTGCATCAAATGTCCACAAAGCCGATGAAAAATTCTCCGTCAGCAACAACTGCACATCCTGTGGAATATGTGCGGAAATATGCCCTGCAAAAAACATAGAAATAATAGATAGTAAACCCGTCTGGAAGCACCACTGCGAGATGTGCTGTGCCTGTATCCACATCTGCCCTGCAGGCGCAATTGAGGCAGGCCCTAAAACTTCAATTCGAAACCACTACAAAAATCCGTCTGTTGAGATTTCTGAACTTAAAAATAACGATATTTAA